A region of Halalkaliarchaeum desulfuricum DNA encodes the following proteins:
- a CDS encoding vWA domain-containing protein encodes MTNDNQSFGLSRRKVLAGLGMVGVASAGAGLGTTAYFSDEESFEGNTLTAGELDLLMDYRITYNGGPGRLEELQALYDDDPNYNPEVQVKEFPEGSGNYVLDQVPRRPDYPEPNDWVEAANVGVGENGEISGFEREELTDAGFPLFKLEDVKPGDYGEATISFHLFDNPAYMWMGGGLRENANNGVNDPEQATLDELGYEETTNDDPEDFAAWAEDEDALYYNVDGDWGGQLADAIEARVWYDDNCNNIFDEGGDGEPVDISLVIDVSGSMTYEIGNPDNVIGQGEGSRIAEARKAAIALANNLREDVGGSGLDDRLGVVTFGGIDEEEFGLTEASDVAAIVDDLEDLESYEVGQDDPPDAPFGISGTNIGAGLYGGRHMLDTQGTPDRRPVIILLGDGAPTWSYESEQVDGSTESGFPSYGEWQGWVRDDKLDAMADVGGNGAADDTISVADEIKDETDYLIITIGFGLEEVGQTGLARTTLVEIASPGDGDDGNKLFFESPADVDLVAIFAQIAQVVFGEKVIAEGSLREVLAVLEEGYALDSNQFTEGQDCFPPLLTRCVGFEWWLPTDVGNEVQTDSVMFDIDFYAEQCRHNDDPQNPFA; translated from the coding sequence ATGACGAACGACAACCAATCATTCGGACTCTCGCGCCGCAAGGTGCTCGCCGGCCTCGGCATGGTCGGCGTGGCCTCCGCCGGGGCGGGCCTGGGAACGACCGCGTACTTCAGCGACGAGGAGAGCTTCGAGGGGAACACGTTGACTGCTGGCGAGTTGGACCTTCTGATGGACTACCGGATCACCTACAACGGAGGTCCGGGCCGTCTCGAAGAACTGCAGGCGCTGTACGACGATGACCCGAACTACAATCCAGAGGTTCAGGTGAAAGAGTTCCCGGAGGGCTCCGGAAACTACGTTCTCGATCAGGTACCCCGCCGTCCGGACTACCCCGAACCCAACGACTGGGTCGAGGCAGCCAACGTCGGTGTCGGCGAGAACGGCGAGATTTCGGGATTCGAGCGCGAGGAACTCACCGACGCCGGCTTCCCGCTTTTCAAGCTCGAAGACGTCAAACCCGGCGACTACGGCGAAGCAACGATCAGCTTCCACCTCTTCGACAACCCGGCGTACATGTGGATGGGTGGCGGCCTCCGGGAAAACGCCAACAACGGTGTCAACGACCCGGAACAGGCGACGCTCGACGAACTCGGATACGAGGAAACCACTAACGACGACCCCGAGGACTTCGCCGCGTGGGCGGAGGACGAGGACGCACTTTACTACAACGTCGACGGCGACTGGGGCGGCCAGCTCGCCGACGCCATCGAGGCGCGGGTCTGGTACGACGACAACTGCAACAACATCTTCGACGAGGGCGGGGACGGCGAGCCGGTCGACATCTCGCTCGTCATCGACGTTTCCGGCTCGATGACCTACGAAATCGGCAACCCGGACAACGTTATCGGCCAGGGTGAAGGATCCCGGATCGCCGAGGCCAGAAAAGCGGCGATCGCACTCGCGAACAATCTCCGCGAGGACGTCGGTGGCAGCGGTCTCGACGACCGTCTCGGCGTTGTGACGTTCGGCGGGATCGACGAGGAGGAGTTCGGACTCACCGAGGCGTCCGACGTCGCTGCTATCGTGGACGACTTGGAAGATCTGGAATCGTACGAAGTCGGACAGGACGACCCGCCGGACGCGCCGTTCGGTATCTCCGGGACGAACATCGGCGCCGGGCTCTACGGTGGCCGACACATGCTCGACACCCAGGGAACGCCCGACAGGCGTCCCGTGATTATCCTCCTCGGAGACGGCGCACCGACCTGGTCCTACGAGTCCGAACAGGTCGACGGTAGTACCGAGAGTGGATTCCCGAGCTACGGCGAGTGGCAAGGGTGGGTTCGTGATGACAAGCTCGATGCGATGGCCGACGTCGGCGGAAACGGTGCTGCCGACGATACGATATCGGTGGCCGACGAGATCAAAGACGAAACCGACTACCTCATCATCACCATCGGCTTCGGTCTCGAGGAAGTTGGACAGACCGGTCTCGCACGGACGACACTTGTGGAGATCGCCTCCCCCGGAGACGGAGACGACGGCAACAAGCTGTTCTTCGAATCGCCGGCGGACGTCGATCTTGTCGCTATCTTCGCTCAGATCGCCCAGGTCGTCTTCGGCGAAAAGGTGATCGCGGAGGGTTCACTCCGGGAAGTACTGGCTGTCCTGGAGGAAGGTTACGCACTCGATTCCAATCAGTTCACGGAGGGGCAGGACTGCTTCCCGCCGTTGCTCACCCGGTGTGTCGGCTTCGAGTGGTGGCTGCCGACCGACGTCGGCAACGAAGTCCAGACGGACTCCGTGATGTTCGACATCGACTTCTACGCCGAACAGTGCCGCCACAACGACGATCCACAGAATCCGTTCGCCTGA